The Carassius auratus strain Wakin unplaced genomic scaffold, ASM336829v1 scaf_tig00022935, whole genome shotgun sequence genome includes a window with the following:
- the LOC113077634 gene encoding DNA-directed RNA polymerases I and III subunit RPAC1-like, whose protein sequence is MVYSGDIKWLPIGNQTDVFAGAKIGPVHGDILLAQLRPGQELDIVMHCIKGIGKDHAKFSPVATASYRLLPEITILQTIEGEQAESLKRCFSPGVIEIQNVNGRKVAKVVNSRLDTCSREVLRHDDLKNLVKLGRVRDHFIFLVESTRVHLS, encoded by the exons TCTACTCTGGTGACATTAAATGGCTCCCGATTGGAAATCAGACTGATGTGTTTGCAGGTGCCAAGATTGGTCCTGTGCATGGGGACATTCTCCTGGCACAACTTCGACCAGGGCAGGAACTGGATATAGTCATGCACTGTATCAAGGGAATAG GCAAGGATCATGCCAAGTTTTCTCCTGTGGCCACTGCAAGCTACAGACTTCTTCCTGAAATCACAATATTACAGACCATTGAGGGAGAACAAGCTGAGAGTTTAAAGCGCTGCTTCTCACCAGGAGTTATTGAGATCCAGAACGTGAACG GAAGGAAGGTGGCTAAAGTTGTCAACAGTCGTTTAGACACATGCAGCAGAGAAGTTCTCCGGCATGATGACTTGAAGAACTTGGTGAAACTGGGCAGAGTGCGGGATCATTTCATAT TCTTAGTTGAGTCCACGAGAGTCCATCTCAGTTGA